The proteins below come from a single Rhizobium tropici CIAT 899 genomic window:
- a CDS encoding L-threonylcarbamoyladenylate synthase, with amino-acid sequence MARHINILEHPQTAIEVATATLAQGLPIGLPTETVYGLAADATNPTAITRIYETKGRPRFNPLICHMSDLAMAERYAIFDPISRKLAEAFWPGPLTLVLPLKPDSGIHPLATAGLDTVGIRVPQGFAGELIRVFDRPLAAPSANTSGKISATNADHVNDDLGERITLILDAGSSVVGVESTIVKVEDGEMRLLRPGGLAASEIERVAGKALKRKKKASAAIEAPGMLASHYAPGAAVRLDATEVSASEALIRFGAPDIPGSENAVAVLDLSASGDLSEAAANLFDFMKRADATGATTIAFSHIPDEGLGEAINDRLRRAAAPRE; translated from the coding sequence ATGGCACGACACATAAACATTCTCGAACATCCGCAAACCGCTATAGAGGTTGCAACGGCGACGCTTGCCCAGGGCCTGCCGATCGGGCTGCCGACAGAGACGGTCTACGGCCTTGCCGCCGATGCCACCAATCCCACAGCCATTACCCGGATCTACGAGACGAAGGGGCGGCCACGCTTCAATCCGCTGATCTGCCATATGAGCGATCTTGCCATGGCGGAGCGCTATGCCATCTTCGACCCGATCTCGCGCAAGCTCGCGGAAGCCTTCTGGCCCGGCCCGTTGACGCTGGTTCTGCCGCTCAAGCCTGATAGCGGCATCCATCCGCTGGCAACCGCCGGCCTCGACACGGTCGGCATCCGCGTGCCGCAGGGCTTTGCCGGCGAGCTGATCCGCGTCTTTGACCGGCCGCTTGCCGCACCGAGCGCCAATACCTCGGGAAAGATCAGCGCCACCAATGCTGATCACGTGAACGACGACCTGGGGGAGCGGATTACTCTTATTCTCGACGCCGGATCATCGGTCGTCGGCGTGGAGTCGACGATCGTCAAGGTCGAGGATGGCGAGATGCGCCTGCTGCGACCGGGCGGTCTCGCGGCAAGCGAGATCGAGCGGGTGGCCGGCAAGGCACTGAAGCGCAAGAAAAAGGCTTCCGCTGCCATCGAGGCGCCAGGCATGCTTGCTTCGCATTATGCGCCGGGAGCAGCGGTGCGGCTCGACGCCACGGAGGTTTCCGCAAGCGAGGCGCTGATTCGCTTCGGCGCGCCAGATATTCCCGGCAGCGAGAACGCCGTTGCCGTGCTGGATCTGAGCGCGAGCGGCGATCTCTCGGAAGCCGCCGCAAACCTCTTTGATTTCATGAAGCGCGCCGATGCCACAGGCGCGACAACGATTGCCTTTTCGCATATTCCCGACGAGGGCCTCGGCGAGGCCATCAACGATCGGCTGCGCCGCGCAGCGGCTCCCAGAGAATAA
- a CDS encoding DUF6656 family protein gives MAKLRYFDAGKPAEPEPAQPVSTTGYTEFLRTGRINRNRPHWLAEEREYLTHEQVAEHTALKLRDAGEKTHDRLNNFHRSIRFPKLIFHHTLKDTPHLGYCHVTAARTQFAHYEDVNWAFYIANFFARIGQEENFFEDISLKYSRMYFAVAIRPDRQAEDKKLTINRDVRGNGVLFHTHDPQIAIRNVLLLGARNEQLRDIIRQL, from the coding sequence ATGGCCAAACTCAGATATTTCGACGCTGGGAAGCCCGCCGAGCCCGAACCGGCGCAGCCGGTATCGACGACGGGGTACACCGAATTCCTGCGCACCGGCCGCATCAACCGCAACAGGCCGCATTGGCTGGCGGAAGAGCGGGAATATCTCACCCACGAACAGGTGGCCGAACACACGGCGCTGAAGCTCAGGGACGCCGGCGAGAAGACCCACGATCGGCTCAACAATTTCCATAGGTCCATCCGCTTCCCGAAGCTCATCTTTCATCACACGCTGAAGGACACGCCACATCTCGGCTATTGCCACGTTACCGCGGCGCGGACGCAGTTCGCGCATTATGAAGACGTGAACTGGGCTTTCTACATCGCCAATTTCTTTGCCCGCATCGGCCAGGAAGAGAACTTCTTCGAGGACATCAGCCTCAAATATTCGCGGATGTATTTCGCCGTGGCCATCCGTCCGGACAGGCAAGCGGAAGACAAGAAGCTGACGATCAATCGCGATGTCAGAGGCAACGGCGTGCTGTTCCACACCCACGATCCGCAGATCGCCATCCGCAACGTTCTCCTGCTCGGCGCCCGCAACGAGCAGCTTCGCGACATCATTCGCCAGCTTTGA